A genomic window from Acidobacteriota bacterium includes:
- a CDS encoding helix-turn-helix domain-containing protein, which yields RELQPGDRIELSEPRNLIAAQCGTAPEVLSRTFRRLEDDGVLEAAPRHVTILDPDGLRSLAELIE from the coding sequence GCGCGAGCTGCAGCCGGGAGATCGCATCGAGCTTTCCGAGCCGCGCAACCTCATCGCCGCCCAGTGCGGCACGGCGCCGGAGGTCCTCTCGCGCACCTTCCGCCGCCTCGAGGACGACGGCGTGCTCGAGGCCGCGCCCCGCCACGTCACCATCCTCGACCCGGACGGCCTGCGCTCGCTCGCCGAGCTGATCGAGTAG